Proteins from a single region of Desulfuromonas acetoxidans DSM 684:
- a CDS encoding MFS transporter: MTPPCIERGTSDYHRANLALFIAGFVTFSTLYTFQPLFPLLVREFAISPATASLTLSVATFALAWMLPISGSISDSFGRKKLMGWALILTSLISVLCATSTTLPSLLALRLLQGIVVAGVPAVAMAYLNDEMSPRAIGAAMGLYIAGNACGGMTGRILTSWLVDLFAWQATIALIGFSAVVMSVLFWVLLPPSRHFERQPFHLKKISLSLIHHLRDPGLICLFLLAFLFMGSFVTVYNYVTFYLLAPPYDLSQSQVALIFFAYAFGAGGSSIIGGLTDRYGRNRLMTLSVLIMIIGILLTLLTPLAAIVVGIVVLTIGFFAAHALASAWVGSRVPVARAQASSLYLLAYYLGSSISGTGGGYVWSAWGWPGIVGLVAILLIVAVVTIRVLIGIEKRNCFCSHNS; this comes from the coding sequence ATGACACCACCCTGTATTGAACGCGGCACCAGCGACTACCATCGCGCCAATCTGGCGTTGTTCATCGCCGGGTTTGTCACTTTTTCCACCCTGTACACCTTTCAGCCGCTGTTTCCTTTGCTAGTGCGTGAGTTTGCCATCTCTCCGGCCACGGCCAGTCTGACCCTGTCTGTGGCCACCTTTGCCCTGGCGTGGATGCTGCCCATTTCCGGCTCGATCTCCGATAGTTTCGGCCGCAAGAAGCTGATGGGCTGGGCATTGATCCTCACTTCCTTGATTTCGGTGCTGTGTGCGACCAGTACCACCCTGCCCAGTCTGCTGGCGCTGCGATTGCTCCAGGGGATTGTGGTTGCCGGTGTCCCGGCGGTGGCCATGGCCTACCTCAATGACGAGATGTCACCACGCGCCATCGGCGCGGCCATGGGATTGTATATTGCCGGCAACGCCTGCGGCGGCATGACCGGACGCATCCTCACCTCATGGCTGGTCGATCTGTTTGCCTGGCAGGCAACCATTGCTTTGATCGGTTTTTCCGCGGTGGTGATGAGCGTGCTGTTCTGGGTGTTGCTACCGCCATCACGCCACTTTGAGCGCCAACCGTTTCATCTGAAAAAAATCTCTCTGTCACTGATTCACCACTTGCGTGATCCAGGTCTGATCTGCCTGTTTCTGTTGGCGTTTCTGTTTATGGGCAGCTTTGTAACCGTGTACAACTATGTCACCTTTTACCTGCTGGCGCCCCCTTATGATCTGAGCCAGTCCCAGGTGGCACTGATCTTTTTTGCCTATGCTTTCGGCGCCGGCGGCTCCAGTATCATCGGCGGACTTACTGATCGCTATGGTCGCAATCGGCTGATGACGTTGTCCGTTCTTATCATGATCATCGGCATTCTGCTCACTCTGCTGACACCGCTGGCCGCTATTGTCGTCGGTATTGTGGTCCTGACCATCGGCTTTTTCGCCGCCCATGCTCTGGCCTCAGCGTGGGTCGGCAGCCGAGTCCCTGTGGCACGCGCTCAGGCATCGTCACTATATCTGCTCGCGTACTACCTTGGATCGAGTATTTCCGGAACCGGTGGCGGTTATGTGTGGAGTGCCTGGGGATGGCCGGGGATTGTCGGGTTAGTGGCAATTCTGCTGATCGTTGCAGTGGTGACGATTCGGGTGTTGATTGGAATTGAGAAAAGGAACTGTTTCTGTTCGCACAATAGCTAA
- a CDS encoding LysR family transcriptional regulator gives MDLRQIKTFLAVAEHLNFTRAAESLRLAQPAVSISIAKLEEALELTLFNRQGRHITLTAEGEVFLRHARRIIDDLSDAEREMTELKGLVRGEVRIGIPPMLSSYYFPRVISDFRAAYPNLNLSVMGQGAGEIQQLIRSGDVDLGVIAGSNIPDGLEARCFLREEIVACVPVEHPFACRDSITLDELWREPLILFKQGFYLREWIDSLHRDLPQIPNVVFETNLFSLVRSLIREGVGVSTLLRMVVADEPQVAAVPFAPPLSLDLHIAWKSDGYLSQANQAFRDFLLERIESYR, from the coding sequence ATGGACCTACGTCAGATCAAAACCTTTCTCGCAGTGGCCGAGCATCTTAACTTTACCCGAGCCGCCGAATCGCTGCGTCTGGCCCAGCCGGCAGTGAGCATCTCCATTGCCAAACTGGAAGAGGCGTTGGAGCTGACTCTATTTAACCGTCAGGGCCGTCATATCACCCTCACGGCTGAGGGCGAGGTGTTTCTGCGTCATGCCCGGCGCATTATCGATGATCTGTCTGATGCCGAACGGGAGATGACCGAACTCAAGGGGCTGGTGCGCGGCGAGGTGCGTATCGGTATCCCGCCGATGCTCAGTTCCTACTATTTCCCACGGGTGATCAGTGATTTTCGTGCCGCTTATCCCAACCTGAATTTGTCGGTAATGGGCCAGGGCGCCGGAGAGATTCAGCAACTGATCCGGTCCGGTGATGTCGACCTTGGCGTGATTGCCGGCAGCAACATTCCCGATGGTTTGGAAGCGCGCTGTTTCCTGCGCGAGGAGATTGTCGCCTGTGTGCCGGTGGAGCATCCGTTTGCCTGCCGCGACAGCATCACTTTGGACGAGTTGTGGCGCGAACCGCTGATCCTGTTCAAGCAGGGTTTTTACCTGCGTGAATGGATCGATTCGCTGCATCGTGACCTGCCGCAAATCCCCAATGTGGTGTTTGAAACCAACCTGTTTTCTCTGGTGCGGTCATTGATCCGCGAAGGGGTTGGTGTTTCGACCCTGCTGCGCATGGTGGTGGCGGATGAGCCGCAGGTTGCGGCGGTTCCGTTTGCGCCGCCGTTGTCGCTGGATCTGCATATTGCCTGGAAGTCGGATGGGTATCTGTCGCAGGCGAATCAGGCGTTTCGGGATTTTCTTCTTGAGCGGATTGAGTCGTATCGTTAG
- a CDS encoding TraR/DksA family transcriptional regulator, whose product MKRVVGSYHPHEEEPYMNQRQLDYFESQLKQWRTQLQQEAHDATREMREENVRAAELVEQSLSEYQRRMTLISHDRKSRLLAQINAALLRIKEGSYGYCVETGEEIGLRRLLAYPAAFLLVEVQEAREHRSRSFANGVG is encoded by the coding sequence ATGAAGCGTGTTGTCGGTTCCTACCACCCCCATGAAGAAGAACCTTATATGAACCAGCGTCAGCTGGACTATTTTGAATCTCAGCTCAAACAGTGGCGAACCCAGCTGCAGCAGGAAGCCCATGACGCCACCCGCGAAATGCGTGAGGAAAACGTCCGCGCTGCCGAGTTGGTCGAACAGAGTCTCAGTGAATATCAACGTCGCATGACCCTGATCAGCCATGACCGAAAAAGCCGCCTATTGGCGCAGATTAATGCGGCCCTGTTACGGATCAAAGAGGGTAGCTACGGTTACTGTGTCGAAACCGGTGAAGAGATCGGCCTGCGCCGGTTGCTCGCTTACCCGGCGGCCTTTCTGCTCGTTGAAGTGCAGGAAGCTCGCGAACATCGCAGTCGCTCATTTGCTAACGGCGTCGGATAA
- a CDS encoding YajD family HNH nuclease — MSRHFRPTSRKKTPLKSAEEREAFVRQAKAQQQDNRNYRERSLALHGWICAKCGREFTLDTLHLLTVHHIDGNHHNNPADGSNWENLCVYCHDDEHSRGLLADALKHYD, encoded by the coding sequence ATGTCCCGTCATTTTCGTCCTACATCGCGAAAAAAAACGCCGCTTAAATCGGCTGAGGAGCGCGAGGCTTTTGTGCGTCAGGCCAAAGCGCAACAGCAGGACAATCGCAATTACCGTGAGCGCTCTTTAGCGTTGCATGGCTGGATTTGTGCCAAATGCGGACGCGAATTCACCCTCGACACCTTGCATCTTCTGACGGTGCACCACATCGACGGCAACCATCACAACAACCCTGCGGACGGCAGTAACTGGGAAAACCTGTGCGTCTACTGTCATGACGATGAACACAGCCGTGGTTTGCTGGCTGATGCTTTGAAGCATTATGACTAG
- a CDS encoding SpoIIE family protein phosphatase: MEITRAFLSSIINSSDDAILGMRLDGRIISWNEAAEKIYGYRREQILHKHLWQLCLPERHDEIRQLLNSVIKGQRVSHFHTMHLRRDGQSIFVSLSISPLVDDVGQCVGAALISRDITRQWHEQQALEEAREKYQQIFHRESDAIILLDAKRRTVSEVNDAACRLYGYSQEDFLNQTFNDLLVDSEQGKIDLARCLCGEGDVIPASRHRRRDGSTFTAEVSISSILCGGHRTLVAIIRDISERQKTQALRHSLAMAREIQRKLLPRVEACQAPVDLYVSSRYCDEIGGDFYDFFLPDEQHPLLSFAVGDVSGHGAGAALLMAMVKGVFRLSIEQLSCDLQRLFSVINRHLVEHSQDDSFMTLFCGQYHPQTSRLVWNSAGHGPVFWYRSRSETIEELATTGYPLGINAEARYVPAEEIILASGDILLIGTDGIWEARNSDGEMFGTERLRQVLASHVEKSARSIHQKIMAHLDQFMGTARQEDDISLMVVKFLPEHPLVRQREG, encoded by the coding sequence ATGGAGATCACCCGCGCCTTCCTTAGTTCGATTATTAACTCCTCCGATGATGCCATTCTCGGCATGCGCCTGGATGGACGGATCATCAGTTGGAATGAAGCGGCGGAAAAAATTTATGGTTATCGTCGCGAACAGATCCTCCACAAACACCTGTGGCAACTGTGTCTTCCCGAGCGGCACGATGAGATTCGTCAACTGCTTAACAGCGTCATCAAGGGACAGCGGGTCAGCCATTTTCACACCATGCATCTGCGCCGTGACGGCCAGTCGATTTTTGTCTCCTTGTCGATCTCTCCACTGGTGGACGATGTTGGCCAGTGTGTCGGTGCCGCTCTGATCTCCCGTGATATCACTCGCCAATGGCATGAACAGCAAGCGCTGGAAGAGGCCCGCGAAAAATATCAGCAGATTTTCCACCGCGAATCTGATGCGATCATTTTGCTTGACGCCAAGCGACGCACCGTCAGTGAGGTGAATGATGCTGCCTGTCGTCTGTATGGTTATTCCCAGGAAGACTTTCTCAATCAGACTTTCAACGATCTGCTGGTGGACAGTGAGCAGGGCAAGATTGATCTGGCCCGCTGTCTGTGTGGTGAGGGCGACGTGATTCCGGCCAGTCGTCATCGCCGCCGAGATGGCAGTACCTTTACCGCCGAGGTGTCGATCAGTTCGATCCTGTGTGGCGGACATCGCACTCTGGTCGCCATCATTCGCGACATCAGTGAACGCCAAAAAACACAGGCGCTGCGTCACTCCCTGGCCATGGCTCGCGAGATCCAACGTAAACTGTTGCCACGGGTCGAAGCCTGTCAGGCTCCGGTTGATCTCTATGTGTCGTCACGTTATTGCGATGAGATTGGCGGTGACTTTTACGATTTCTTCTTACCGGATGAACAGCACCCGTTGCTGAGCTTTGCCGTGGGAGATGTGTCGGGTCACGGTGCCGGTGCCGCTCTGCTCATGGCCATGGTCAAAGGGGTGTTCCGTCTGTCCATTGAGCAGCTCAGTTGCGATCTGCAACGGCTGTTTTCGGTGATCAATCGCCATCTGGTTGAACACAGTCAGGATGACAGTTTCATGACCTTGTTTTGCGGCCAGTACCATCCGCAAACGTCACGGTTGGTGTGGAACTCGGCCGGTCACGGACCAGTGTTCTGGTACCGGAGCCGCAGTGAAACCATTGAAGAATTAGCTACAACCGGGTATCCTCTGGGGATTAATGCCGAAGCACGCTATGTGCCTGCAGAGGAGATCATCCTGGCGTCCGGAGATATTCTGCTGATTGGTACCGATGGCATTTGGGAAGCCCGCAATAGCGACGGGGAGATGTTTGGCACCGAACGGTTGCGCCAGGTGCTCGCCAGTCATGTCGAAAAATCGGCACGCAGCATTCATCAAAAAATCATGGCCCATCTTGACCAGTTTATGGGAACCGCTCGACAGGAAGATGATATCAGCCTGATGGTTGTTAAATTCCTGCCGGAACATCCTCTGGTGCGTCAGCGCGAGGGATAG
- a CDS encoding diguanylate cyclase domain-containing protein, with product MTLSFSHRRLKYPVAILAFIVTLSVMEFFSYQYRQLHLTQQRNQVMAKASLLRAQIEYEIHTTLNLTMGLVVFVSSTPDFSPEDFNRVAGILHQQAPNIRNIALVKDLEVCQIYPTQGNEAALGLDYRNYPKQLSAIQRAFDAGKTVISGPIDLVQGGRGFISRVPIYTTPDNALWGLASIVIDADIFYQRCGLNNVDSTLTVALRGRDSLGATGDFFYGDPGVFDKDAVFQDIALPVGSWQMAMMPVEGWGQSAGVLLAFRLSGLVLAAVVAILSFALIKSYQRNRKLALHDPLTHLANRRFFNRYLEQSLAVARRNKHHLCLLYLDLNNFKPVNDTYGHKNGDQVLVTIAQRLGETLRQSDLISRIGGDEFVVILSNFTEGNGIDTVVEKLREALATPIDLGSAGSITLDTSIGISRFPDDGLTADQLLKHADIAMYDDKKRLKARVL from the coding sequence ATGACATTGAGCTTTTCGCATCGCCGACTTAAGTATCCGGTGGCCATACTCGCTTTTATCGTGACATTGTCGGTGATGGAATTTTTTTCTTATCAGTACCGGCAATTGCACCTGACGCAACAGCGCAATCAGGTGATGGCCAAGGCCAGCCTGTTGCGTGCTCAGATCGAATATGAGATCCATACCACACTCAACCTGACCATGGGCTTGGTGGTGTTTGTGTCCAGTACGCCGGATTTTTCACCAGAGGATTTCAATCGGGTTGCGGGCATCTTGCATCAGCAGGCGCCCAATATCCGTAACATTGCTCTGGTCAAAGACTTAGAGGTTTGTCAGATCTATCCGACACAGGGCAATGAAGCCGCGCTGGGACTCGATTACCGCAATTATCCAAAACAGTTGAGTGCGATTCAGCGTGCATTTGATGCTGGTAAAACGGTGATTTCCGGACCGATTGATCTTGTACAGGGCGGCCGGGGGTTTATCAGCCGGGTGCCGATTTATACCACTCCCGATAACGCGCTATGGGGGTTGGCCAGCATTGTCATTGACGCGGATATCTTCTATCAACGATGCGGTTTGAACAACGTCGATTCAACCCTGACCGTTGCCTTGCGCGGACGAGATAGTCTGGGGGCCACGGGCGATTTCTTTTACGGTGATCCCGGCGTTTTTGACAAAGATGCCGTGTTTCAGGATATTGCTCTGCCGGTCGGCTCCTGGCAGATGGCGATGATGCCGGTTGAAGGATGGGGGCAATCCGCCGGGGTGCTGTTGGCCTTCCGTTTAAGCGGTCTTGTTCTGGCGGCGGTGGTGGCCATCTTGTCGTTTGCCTTGATCAAATCCTATCAGCGTAATCGTAAACTGGCGCTTCATGACCCATTGACCCATCTGGCCAACCGACGCTTTTTTAATCGCTACCTGGAGCAGAGTCTCGCCGTGGCTCGCCGCAATAAACACCACCTGTGCCTGCTTTATCTCGATCTGAACAACTTCAAACCGGTCAATGACACCTATGGCCACAAAAATGGCGATCAGGTGCTCGTCACCATTGCCCAACGGCTGGGTGAAACGTTGCGGCAATCCGATCTGATCTCACGCATTGGCGGCGATGAATTTGTCGTGATTTTGTCAAATTTTACCGAGGGTAACGGGATTGACACGGTGGTGGAAAAATTACGCGAAGCGCTGGCCACACCAATCGATCTCGGCAGTGCCGGATCAATTACCCTCGACACCAGCATCGGCATCAGTCGTTTCCCGGACGACGGCCTGACCGCTGATCAGTTGCTCAAGCATGCGGATATCGCCATGTATGACGACAAAAAACGGCTCAAGGCACGAGTGCTCTGA
- a CDS encoding dihydrolipoyl dehydrogenase family protein, protein MEQFDVIVIGSGGGTKIALPAAQRGLKTALIERDAFGGTCLNRGCIPSKMLIYPADMIYAIRNARRVNVYADQQIDGDFSALVQRVTKTVSQMSEHFADKVRQLDHLDYINGSGHFVADKVVEVNGRQLTAPTIFIATGARPSIPEIPGLADTPYMTSTEALRCESLPKRMVIIGASYIACELGHVYEAFGTETHFLVRSALLRQEDDDIRTAFADDFRQRHTLHMGFEPVEVRWEDELFCIRLRHNEKGTEKELYAEALLVSTGVDPVTDDLGLEHTAITCNDKGFIEVDDHLQTAVPGVYALGDCVGNYLFRHSVNFEGEYLMRTLFEAPSDEPIVYGAVPRAVFTVPEMAAVGAGEKQLQQQGVDYVVGRADYADSNMGMARMLENGFAKLLFDRNSRRLLGAHIIGEEASDLIHMLILGLQQQVTVEDLLQMIYIHPALPELIRDAVRDARDQLS, encoded by the coding sequence ATGGAACAGTTCGATGTTATTGTAATCGGTTCCGGTGGTGGCACCAAGATCGCACTTCCCGCAGCACAGCGGGGCTTAAAAACAGCTCTGATTGAGCGCGATGCGTTTGGCGGCACCTGTCTGAATCGCGGCTGCATCCCTTCAAAAATGTTGATCTACCCTGCAGACATGATCTACGCCATTCGCAACGCCCGGCGGGTTAATGTTTATGCTGACCAGCAGATTGATGGTGACTTTTCTGCCCTGGTGCAACGCGTCACTAAAACCGTATCGCAAATGTCCGAGCACTTTGCCGACAAGGTCCGCCAGCTCGATCATCTTGATTATATCAACGGCAGTGGCCATTTTGTCGCTGACAAGGTGGTTGAGGTCAATGGCCGCCAACTGACCGCCCCCACTATCTTTATCGCCACGGGTGCGCGCCCATCCATCCCAGAGATACCCGGCCTTGCCGACACACCTTACATGACCAGCACCGAAGCACTGCGATGCGAATCATTACCGAAAAGAATGGTCATTATTGGCGCAAGCTATATCGCCTGCGAGCTTGGTCATGTCTACGAAGCCTTCGGCACCGAAACCCACTTTCTGGTGCGAAGTGCGCTTTTGCGACAGGAGGATGACGATATCCGCACAGCCTTTGCCGACGATTTCCGCCAGCGCCACACCCTGCATATGGGCTTTGAGCCGGTGGAGGTGCGCTGGGAAGATGAGCTGTTCTGTATCCGGCTACGTCATAACGAAAAAGGGACGGAAAAAGAACTGTACGCCGAAGCCCTGCTCGTCAGCACCGGCGTTGATCCGGTCACCGATGACCTTGGCCTGGAACACACGGCAATCACCTGTAATGACAAAGGGTTCATTGAGGTTGACGACCATTTGCAGACGGCGGTTCCCGGCGTCTATGCCCTGGGCGACTGTGTCGGCAACTACCTGTTCCGTCACAGCGTCAATTTTGAAGGGGAATACCTGATGCGCACGCTGTTTGAAGCGCCGAGTGACGAGCCGATTGTGTATGGCGCGGTGCCGCGCGCGGTGTTTACCGTTCCGGAAATGGCTGCCGTGGGCGCTGGAGAAAAACAGCTTCAACAACAAGGCGTTGATTACGTGGTCGGCCGCGCCGACTATGCGGACAGCAATATGGGGATGGCGCGCATGCTGGAGAACGGCTTTGCCAAGCTGCTGTTTGACCGCAACAGCCGTCGGTTACTCGGCGCGCACATTATCGGCGAGGAAGCATCGGATCTGATCCACATGCTGATTCTTGGCTTGCAGCAACAGGTCACTGTCGAGGATCTCCTGCAGATGATCTACATCCACCCGGCACTGCCGGAGTTGATTCGCGATGCGGTGCGGGATGCGCGCGATCAGCTGTCCTGA
- a CDS encoding ATP-binding protein, whose amino-acid sequence MDVNRLLRGLRRFEPRTLYGQMLVLVLVVALIEVFISGAIFAGLIGSISEKQIGRRALDIAHSVAVMPVVVEALQHPKGEHPQIQQLAEAIRAQTVAEYVMVADRNGRRLSHPEQERIGKKFVGGDEVAALEEGRSYTSKAKGTLGYSLRGIVPVFDAEHAIIGFVAVGYLSQDIAEIVYGYQREPRTYILMMIVIALLSASFIARFVKKQTLGLEPQEIAALYQERDAILQSIRAGIIAVDAASRIRLINQAALVHTGLDGSNSLVGRTVADVFANSDFKPLLQAGEEIHFKELVIDGQPMFFTSVPIIYQGEVSGSVASFRRKEELDRLEEELRQTREFTEMLRVQAHEYSNKLHTLSGLLQIQAYDEALDLIVREAEDYQSLIQFLTRAVPHPMISAIILGKYNRAQELKVAFAIDPDSSMADIPDSLNQQNLVTILGNLLDNALEAAQRYGQRPAKIQLFMTDIGHDLIFEIEDSGRGIEPEEQEHVFIKGYSSKVDTGASPSAHGVGLYLVQEKVKELAGQVTISTGELGGALFTVMIPKQSHREEG is encoded by the coding sequence ATGGACGTGAACCGTCTGTTGCGTGGCTTGCGCCGTTTTGAACCGCGCACTTTGTATGGCCAGATGCTGGTGCTGGTGCTGGTGGTAGCGCTGATTGAAGTGTTTATCAGCGGTGCCATTTTTGCCGGGTTGATCGGCAGTATCTCCGAAAAGCAAATTGGCCGACGGGCGCTGGATATTGCCCATTCCGTGGCGGTGATGCCGGTGGTGGTCGAGGCGCTGCAGCATCCCAAAGGGGAGCATCCGCAAATCCAACAGCTGGCAGAAGCGATACGTGCACAAACCGTGGCGGAATATGTCATGGTTGCTGATCGCAACGGCAGGCGTCTCTCCCACCCCGAGCAGGAACGTATCGGCAAAAAATTTGTCGGCGGTGATGAAGTCGCTGCGTTGGAGGAGGGACGTTCCTACACATCAAAAGCCAAAGGAACCTTAGGCTATTCATTGCGCGGCATTGTGCCGGTTTTTGATGCGGAGCACGCGATTATCGGGTTTGTCGCAGTGGGGTATTTGAGTCAGGATATTGCCGAGATCGTCTATGGTTATCAGCGCGAACCGCGCACCTATATTTTGATGATGATTGTCATCGCCCTGCTCAGCGCGTCGTTTATTGCCCGCTTTGTCAAAAAGCAGACCCTGGGTTTGGAACCGCAGGAGATTGCCGCTCTCTACCAGGAACGCGATGCCATTCTCCAGTCGATCCGTGCCGGTATTATTGCCGTTGATGCGGCGTCACGCATCCGCCTGATCAATCAGGCGGCCCTTGTGCACACCGGTCTGGACGGTTCCAACTCACTGGTAGGGCGCACCGTTGCCGACGTGTTTGCCAACAGTGATTTCAAACCGTTACTGCAGGCCGGTGAGGAGATCCATTTTAAAGAGCTGGTCATTGACGGCCAGCCGATGTTTTTTACCAGCGTGCCGATCATTTATCAGGGCGAGGTCAGTGGTTCGGTCGCCAGTTTTCGCCGCAAGGAGGAATTGGATCGCCTCGAAGAGGAGTTGCGCCAGACCCGCGAATTCACAGAGATGCTGCGGGTACAGGCCCACGAATATTCCAACAAGCTCCATACCTTGTCCGGGCTGTTACAAATTCAGGCCTACGATGAGGCCCTTGATCTGATTGTGCGCGAGGCCGAAGATTATCAGAGCCTGATTCAGTTTTTGACCCGTGCTGTGCCGCACCCGATGATTTCGGCGATCATTCTTGGCAAGTATAATCGTGCTCAGGAGCTTAAAGTGGCCTTTGCCATTGACCCTGACAGCAGCATGGCGGACATTCCCGACAGTCTCAATCAACAGAATCTGGTCACTATCCTTGGCAATTTGCTCGATAATGCTTTGGAGGCGGCGCAGCGCTATGGACAGCGTCCGGCCAAGATTCAATTGTTTATGACCGATATCGGCCATGATCTGATTTTTGAGATTGAAGATTCAGGTCGTGGGATTGAGCCCGAAGAGCAGGAGCATGTGTTTATCAAGGGTTATTCGTCCAAAGTGGATACGGGTGCGTCACCGAGTGCGCATGGCGTCGGGTTGTATCTGGTTCAGGAAAAGGTCAAAGAGCTGGCCGGTCAGGTGACTATCTCCACCGGAGAGTTGGGGGGGGCGTTGTTCACCGTGATGATTCCCAAGCAGTCACACCGGGAGGAGGGTTGA
- a CDS encoding response regulator, translated as MTPLRVLIVEDDPRIAQLHQRFCEKVAGFEVSGLAATYEEADELATILEPDLLLLDLYLPDGNGMDLLRQLRSRGQEVDVVLITAAKDVAAVQQALRAGAFDYIVKPAVFARFEEALTKFAAYRQQLEQGDVLNQNDIDQLLHSHHQPKVMDRGAVPKGIDPLTLTKIRQVFADQEQQGLSAEEVGAQIGASRSTARRYLEYMVSISELTADVVYGTVGRPERRYFSFEN; from the coding sequence ATGACACCGTTACGTGTATTGATTGTTGAGGATGATCCGCGCATTGCCCAGCTTCATCAACGGTTTTGCGAAAAAGTTGCAGGATTTGAAGTCAGTGGACTGGCGGCCACCTATGAAGAGGCCGATGAGCTGGCTACGATCCTCGAACCCGATCTACTGCTGCTTGATCTCTACTTGCCCGATGGCAACGGTATGGACCTGCTACGCCAGTTGCGTTCGCGGGGCCAAGAGGTGGATGTGGTCCTGATTACAGCGGCCAAAGATGTCGCCGCCGTGCAACAGGCTCTACGTGCCGGAGCATTTGATTATATTGTAAAACCGGCGGTGTTTGCCCGTTTTGAAGAAGCCCTGACCAAGTTTGCCGCTTATCGACAACAACTCGAACAAGGGGATGTCCTGAATCAGAACGATATCGACCAGCTGCTGCACAGTCACCATCAGCCCAAGGTGATGGATCGCGGAGCCGTGCCGAAAGGGATTGATCCTCTGACTCTGACCAAAATCCGTCAGGTGTTTGCCGACCAGGAGCAACAGGGGCTGAGTGCTGAAGAGGTTGGGGCGCAGATCGGCGCCAGTCGCTCGACTGCGCGGCGCTATCTCGAATACATGGTGTCGATCAGTGAGCTGACGGCGGATGTGGTGTACGGGACGGTGGGGCGGCCGGAGCGGCGTTATTTTAGTTTTGAAAATTAG
- a CDS encoding anaerobic C4-dicarboxylate transporter — MLYIQFMFLLLMLYLGSRYGGIGLGVVSGIGLVAEVFIFQMPPTSPPITVMLIIMAVVTCASVLEAAGGLKYMLQVAERILRSNPRRVTFLGPLVTYTMTFMLGTGHAVYSVMPIIGDVALKNGIRPERPMAASSVAAQLGITASPISAAVVYYLAQLTNIDVTITLLSILSVTIPATFIGLIAMSLYSMRRGVELEDDPEYQRRMQDPDMRKRIEETTATTLDEELPASAKQAVILFVLALVTIVIIAMFPSIRTIADAAKPIKMSVVIQMMMLAFGGIILLVTKTKTSKVPEGVVFKSGMVAAIAIFGIAWMSDTYFQFAMPSFKAGILDMVQAYPWSFALAMFIVSVVVNSQAATCRMMLPVALGMGLSPALVIGIMPSCYGYFFIPNYPSDIATVAFDITGTTKIGKYYFNHSFMVPGLIAVITACCVGYVLASMFI; from the coding sequence ATGTTGTACATCCAGTTCATGTTCCTGCTTTTGATGTTGTATCTGGGAAGTCGTTACGGAGGGATCGGACTGGGCGTTGTTTCCGGTATCGGTCTGGTTGCCGAAGTGTTTATCTTCCAAATGCCACCAACGTCACCGCCCATCACCGTAATGTTGATCATCATGGCCGTTGTCACCTGCGCCTCGGTGCTTGAAGCTGCTGGCGGGCTTAAATACATGTTGCAGGTTGCTGAACGTATCCTGCGTTCCAATCCGCGCCGGGTCACCTTCCTCGGTCCTCTGGTCACCTACACCATGACCTTCATGCTCGGTACCGGCCATGCGGTGTATTCGGTGATGCCGATCATCGGTGATGTTGCGTTGAAAAACGGCATCCGTCCTGAGCGCCCGATGGCTGCCTCTTCGGTGGCCGCCCAACTGGGCATTACCGCCAGCCCGATCTCTGCCGCTGTCGTCTACTATCTGGCACAACTGACCAACATCGATGTCACGATCACCCTGCTGTCGATCCTGAGTGTAACAATCCCGGCCACGTTTATCGGCCTGATCGCCATGTCTCTGTACAGCATGCGTCGTGGTGTTGAGCTGGAAGATGATCCGGAATATCAACGCCGCATGCAAGATCCCGATATGCGTAAGCGCATTGAAGAAACCACAGCAACCACACTTGATGAAGAACTGCCGGCGTCTGCCAAGCAAGCAGTGATCCTGTTTGTCCTCGCCCTGGTGACCATTGTTATTATCGCCATGTTCCCGAGCATTCGCACGATCGCTGACGCCGCTAAACCGATCAAGATGTCGGTGGTTATTCAGATGATGATGCTGGCCTTTGGTGGCATCATTCTGCTGGTGACAAAAACCAAAACCTCCAAAGTGCCTGAAGGCGTGGTCTTTAAATCCGGTATGGTCGCCGCCATTGCCATCTTCGGCATCGCCTGGATGAGTGACACCTACTTTCAGTTTGCCATGCCGAGTTTCAAAGCCGGGATCCTGGATATGGTTCAAGCCTATCCGTGGTCGTTTGCCCTGGCCATGTTCATCGTCTCCGTGGTCGTTAACAGTCAGGCTGCCACCTGCCGCATGATGCTGCCGGTCGCGCTCGGTATGGGCCTGTCTCCAGCGCTGGTTATCGGGATTATGCCGTCCTGCTACGGGTACTTCTTCATCCCCAACTATCCTTCGGATATTGCAACGGTGGCGTTCGATATCACCGGTACCACGAAGATCGGTAAGTACTACTTCAACCACAGCTTCATGGTTCCCGGTTTGATCGCTGTAATTACGGCCTGTTGTGTCGGCTATGTCCTGGCTTCGATGTTTATCTAA